One part of the Leucobacter triazinivorans genome encodes these proteins:
- a CDS encoding LacI family DNA-binding transcriptional regulator: protein MASSIRDVARAAGVSVGTVSNVLNRPEIVAPGTVSRVHEAIERLGFVRNDAARQLRAGRSRSLGLVVLDTRNPFFMDLAHGAQSRALDDGYTVLMGGSDDSRAREQSLLDMFEEHRVAGVLISPVRTQLTQLRRLRDVGIPVVLVDRGTSDRSFSSVAVDDVEGGRIAVQHLVDVGRRRIAFVGGPQGLEQIDDRLAGARSVVEPHEGVSLEVFPTEALSVLEGRRIGAQLVEMAPERRPDAVFAANDLLAMGVLQALVMTGSLRVPEDVALIGYDDIDFASAAVVPISSVRQPAAEIGATAVDLLLKEAEAGTAADREQVVFQPRLVVRASTAG from the coding sequence ATGGCGAGCAGCATCCGGGATGTCGCCCGCGCCGCGGGCGTGTCGGTCGGCACCGTGTCGAACGTGCTGAACCGGCCCGAGATCGTCGCACCGGGCACGGTATCGCGGGTGCACGAGGCGATCGAGCGCCTCGGCTTCGTGCGCAACGACGCCGCCAGGCAGTTGCGCGCCGGCCGCAGTCGCAGCCTGGGGCTCGTGGTGCTCGACACCCGCAACCCCTTCTTCATGGACCTGGCCCACGGTGCCCAGAGCCGCGCGCTCGACGACGGATACACCGTGCTCATGGGCGGCAGCGACGACTCCCGTGCGCGCGAGCAGAGCCTGCTCGACATGTTCGAGGAGCACCGCGTCGCCGGCGTGCTCATCTCGCCGGTGCGCACGCAGCTCACGCAGCTGCGCAGGCTGCGCGACGTCGGGATCCCCGTGGTCCTCGTCGACCGCGGCACGAGCGACCGCAGCTTCTCCTCCGTCGCCGTCGACGACGTCGAGGGCGGGCGCATCGCCGTGCAGCACCTCGTCGATGTGGGGCGCCGCCGCATCGCGTTCGTCGGCGGCCCGCAGGGCCTGGAGCAGATCGACGATCGTCTCGCCGGGGCGCGGTCCGTCGTCGAGCCGCACGAGGGCGTCTCGCTCGAGGTGTTCCCGACCGAGGCGCTGAGCGTGCTCGAGGGGCGGCGGATCGGCGCTCAGCTGGTCGAGATGGCGCCCGAGCGGCGCCCCGACGCGGTCTTCGCCGCGAACGACCTGCTCGCCATGGGCGTGCTGCAGGCGCTCGTGATGACGGGCTCGCTGCGCGTGCCGGAGGACGTGGCGCTCATCGGCTACGACGACATCGACTTCGCGAGCGCCGCGGTGGTGCCCATCAGCTCGGTGCGCCAGCCCGCTGCCGAGATCGGGGCCACCGCCGTCGATCTGCTGCTCAAGGAGGCCGAGGCCGGCACGGCGGCCGACCGCGAGCAGGTCGTATTCCAGCCCCGGCTGGTCGTGCGCGCCTCGACTGCGGGCTGA
- a CDS encoding response regulator transcription factor, protein MIRVMLVDDQELVRSGFRIILESEPDIEVVGEAANGASAVELAATVRPDVICMDVEMPEMDGIEASRRILSPRAPTVATQGPGGAGDRRAGPAPSILILTTFGHDAYLFDALAAGVSGFLLKTSRAEQLIDAVRSLAAGDALLGPNVTRAVIERVAADRARSGSGRAPSDPPLDPARLADGSGSRGIPGAPDSAVAAVTPASAGSPASPGPSDSPGTPAAMERAGLTEREREVLGLLAEGRSNAEIAAALFLGEATVKTHVSNVLQKLGVRDRIQAVVWAHTRGAV, encoded by the coding sequence ATGATCCGCGTGATGCTGGTGGACGATCAGGAGCTGGTGCGGTCGGGCTTCCGCATCATCCTGGAGTCGGAGCCCGACATCGAGGTGGTCGGGGAGGCGGCGAACGGCGCGTCGGCCGTCGAGCTCGCGGCGACCGTGCGGCCCGACGTGATCTGCATGGACGTCGAGATGCCCGAGATGGATGGGATCGAGGCCTCGCGGAGGATCCTGTCGCCTCGGGCTCCGACCGTCGCGACGCAGGGGCCCGGCGGCGCCGGCGACCGCCGGGCAGGCCCCGCGCCGTCGATCCTGATCCTCACCACCTTCGGCCACGACGCCTACCTCTTCGACGCGCTCGCGGCGGGGGTGAGCGGCTTCCTGCTCAAGACCTCGCGGGCCGAGCAGTTGATCGACGCGGTGCGGTCGCTCGCGGCGGGCGACGCGCTGCTGGGGCCCAATGTCACCCGAGCGGTGATCGAGCGGGTGGCTGCGGATCGCGCGCGGTCGGGCAGCGGGCGCGCGCCCTCGGATCCGCCGCTGGATCCCGCCCGGCTCGCCGACGGCTCCGGATCCCGCGGCATTCCCGGTGCGCCGGATTCCGCCGTCGCCGCCGTCACCCCCGCCTCTGCGGGCTCGCCCGCCTCGCCCGGCCCGAGCGACTCCCCCGGTACGCCGGCCGCGATGGAGCGGGCGGGCCTCACCGAGCGGGAGCGCGAGGTGCTCGGCCTGCTGGCCGAGGGTCGCTCGAACGCCGAGATCGCGGCCGCGCTCTTCCTGGGCGAGGCGACGGTGAAGACGCACGTGTCGAACGTGCTGCAGAAGCTGGGCGTGCGGGATCGCATCCAGGCCGTCGTCTGGGCGCACACGCGCGGCGCGGTGTAG
- a CDS encoding sensor histidine kinase: MAEIMSTGWSRPAPGASELRTDLGLAILLAFAATLTSLLYARAGLFEQPAEPWVWALGLGLCTLPLALRRRYPVPVALVVAGGFYVCGEFAVPEVLIINICLFIALYTVGAWERHRVLAFWSRFGIGIGMIVWLVLSLIIASSEEDAFPGFSRSGIFSAYATYAIIQIVMNLLYFSGAYYFGERSWRAARTQALLEAQGHELALERQTSALQAVALDRVEIARELHDVVAHHVSVMGIQAAAARRSLATDPERAEAALETVEESARTAVEELRQLVHTLRTPEAEGSASTIGIAHLASLVAESRHAGVPATLIVAGDARPLPLLIDVALYRVVQEALTNVRKHAGRGASAEVRLRFELDAVEVEVSDDGVRQTLDRGGAPGGRLGLQGMRERVGAVGGEISAGRRERGGFMVRARVPLHQRATVPA; encoded by the coding sequence ATGGCCGAGATCATGAGCACCGGGTGGAGCAGACCCGCACCCGGCGCGTCGGAGCTGCGCACCGATCTCGGCCTCGCGATCCTGCTCGCCTTCGCGGCGACGCTCACCTCGCTGCTCTACGCCCGTGCCGGCCTCTTCGAGCAGCCGGCAGAGCCGTGGGTGTGGGCGCTGGGCCTCGGCCTGTGCACGCTGCCGCTCGCGCTGCGCCGCCGCTACCCGGTGCCGGTGGCGCTCGTGGTCGCGGGCGGCTTCTACGTGTGCGGGGAGTTCGCCGTGCCCGAGGTGCTCATCATCAACATCTGCCTCTTCATCGCCCTCTACACCGTGGGCGCCTGGGAGCGGCACCGGGTGCTGGCGTTCTGGAGCCGGTTCGGGATCGGCATCGGCATGATCGTGTGGCTGGTGCTCTCCCTGATCATCGCGTCGTCCGAGGAAGACGCGTTTCCCGGCTTCTCGCGCTCGGGCATCTTCTCGGCATACGCCACCTACGCGATCATCCAGATCGTCATGAACCTGCTCTACTTCAGCGGCGCCTACTACTTCGGGGAGCGGTCGTGGCGCGCCGCGCGCACGCAGGCCTTGCTCGAGGCGCAGGGGCACGAGCTCGCCCTGGAGCGGCAGACGAGCGCGCTACAGGCGGTGGCGCTCGACCGCGTCGAGATCGCGCGCGAACTCCACGATGTGGTGGCGCACCACGTCTCGGTGATGGGGATCCAGGCCGCGGCCGCGCGGCGCAGCCTCGCCACCGATCCCGAACGAGCGGAGGCGGCGCTCGAAACGGTCGAGGAGAGCGCGCGCACAGCCGTGGAGGAGCTGCGGCAGCTCGTGCACACGCTGCGCACCCCCGAGGCGGAGGGCTCGGCGAGCACGATCGGCATCGCCCACCTGGCCTCGCTCGTCGCGGAGTCGCGGCACGCCGGGGTGCCGGCCACCCTCATCGTCGCCGGCGACGCCCGCCCCCTGCCGCTGCTCATCGACGTGGCCCTGTACCGCGTGGTGCAGGAGGCGCTCACGAACGTGCGCAAGCACGCGGGGCGCGGCGCCTCGGCTGAGGTGCGCCTGCGCTTCGAGCTCGACGCGGTCGAGGTCGAGGTGAGCGACGACGGGGTGCGACAGACGCTGGATCGCGGCGGCGCGCCGGGCGGACGCCTCGGCCTGCAGGGCATGCGGGAGCGCGTCGGAGCCGTCGGCGGCGAGATCAGCGCCGGGCGGCGGGAGCGCGGCGGGTTCATGGTGCGTGCCCGGGTGCCGCTCCACCAGCGGGCGACGGTGCCGGCATGA
- a CDS encoding ABC transporter ATP-binding protein yields MIEIAGVSRSFGERRVLDDVGFRVQGGRMTGFVGGNGAGKTTTMRIILGVLAADAGTVTLDGRPLTAADRARFGYMPEERGLYPKMKVLEQLVYLGRLHGMSAESAKTSASGLIERLGLSERAGDTLESLSLGNQQRAQIAAALVHEPTALVLDEPFSGLDPIAVEVVLGVLRDYAAQGAPVLFSSHQLDIVERLCDDVVVIGGGRILASGSRESLRAEHSGSAFEIELAGPVGDAGWVRDQPGVEVTHLDGGFARFDASEEAAQGVLAHAVGRSQTPGSQTVVRRFGPVTPTLAQIFKEVVQ; encoded by the coding sequence ATGATCGAGATCGCAGGCGTCTCCCGCAGCTTCGGCGAGCGGAGAGTGCTCGACGACGTGGGCTTCCGCGTTCAGGGCGGCCGCATGACCGGCTTCGTGGGGGGCAACGGAGCGGGCAAGACGACGACCATGCGCATCATCCTGGGGGTGCTCGCGGCCGACGCCGGCACGGTGACCCTCGACGGCCGGCCGCTCACGGCGGCCGATCGCGCGCGGTTCGGTTACATGCCCGAGGAGCGGGGACTCTACCCCAAGATGAAGGTGCTCGAGCAGCTGGTCTACCTCGGCCGGCTGCACGGCATGAGCGCGGAGTCCGCGAAGACCTCCGCGAGCGGCCTCATCGAGCGTCTCGGGCTCTCCGAGCGCGCCGGCGACACCCTCGAGAGCCTCTCGCTCGGCAACCAGCAGCGCGCGCAGATCGCGGCGGCCCTGGTGCACGAGCCGACCGCGCTCGTGCTCGACGAGCCGTTCTCCGGCCTCGACCCCATCGCCGTCGAGGTGGTGCTGGGCGTGCTGCGCGACTACGCGGCGCAGGGCGCGCCGGTGCTCTTCTCCTCGCATCAGCTCGACATCGTGGAGCGGCTCTGCGACGACGTCGTGGTGATCGGCGGCGGCAGGATCCTCGCCTCCGGATCGCGCGAGAGCCTGCGGGCCGAGCACTCGGGCAGCGCGTTCGAGATCGAACTCGCCGGTCCGGTCGGCGACGCGGGATGGGTGCGGGATCAGCCGGGCGTCGAGGTGACGCACCTCGACGGCGGGTTCGCACGGTTCGACGCGTCGGAGGAGGCCGCACAGGGCGTGCTCGCCCACGCGGTGGGGCGCTCGCAGACCCCCGGATCCCAGACCGTCGTGCGCCGCTTCGGCCCGGTCACGCCCACCCTGGCCCAGATATTCAAGGAGGTCGTGCAATGA
- a CDS encoding ABC transporter permease → MSTHTEPRARAGARPMSGPQGAWLVAEREITTKLRSKAFVISSIVLLLFVLAGVLVSGFLAQSGGLGGPTKVAVVGQSAPGLADLGFEVTDAPDRAGAEQLVLDGEVDAAVLPGGDTPVGLTVLASDSPPSDVLQALSAVPTVELLAPTAENPALAYIIAVAFGVLYMMSAITFGTTIAQSVVEEKQTRIVEILLATVSARTMLAGKILGNSILALAQVVAIVAIASVGMLATGQDLLLGELGTSLIWFGVLFAFGFVLLATMYAALATLVSRQEDVASAVSPVMWLVMLPYFAIIFFNDNPQALAIMSYIPFSAPIGMPMRLYLGTAEWWEPLLSLGVLVVSIAVVLWIGARIYSNSILRTGSRVKLGEAIKG, encoded by the coding sequence ATGAGTACCCATACCGAACCCCGCGCGCGCGCCGGCGCGCGCCCGATGAGCGGGCCACAGGGCGCCTGGCTCGTCGCCGAGCGCGAGATCACTACGAAGCTGCGCAGCAAGGCGTTCGTCATCTCGAGCATCGTGCTGCTGCTGTTCGTGCTCGCCGGCGTGCTGGTGAGCGGATTCCTCGCGCAGTCGGGCGGTCTCGGCGGCCCGACGAAGGTCGCCGTGGTGGGACAGAGCGCTCCCGGGCTCGCCGATCTGGGCTTCGAGGTCACCGATGCGCCGGATCGCGCTGGCGCCGAGCAGCTGGTGCTCGACGGCGAGGTCGACGCGGCCGTGCTCCCCGGCGGCGACACGCCCGTCGGGCTGACCGTGCTCGCCTCGGACAGCCCGCCGAGCGACGTGCTGCAGGCGCTCTCGGCCGTGCCGACCGTCGAGCTGCTCGCGCCGACCGCCGAGAATCCCGCGCTCGCCTACATCATCGCGGTCGCCTTCGGCGTGCTCTACATGATGAGCGCGATCACCTTCGGTACCACGATCGCCCAGAGCGTCGTCGAGGAGAAGCAGACCCGCATCGTCGAGATCCTGCTCGCCACGGTTTCGGCGCGCACCATGCTTGCCGGCAAGATCCTCGGCAACAGCATCCTGGCGCTCGCGCAGGTGGTCGCGATCGTGGCGATCGCGTCGGTGGGCATGCTGGCGACCGGGCAAGATCTGCTGCTCGGCGAGCTCGGCACCTCGCTCATCTGGTTCGGCGTGCTCTTCGCCTTCGGATTCGTGCTGCTGGCGACGATGTACGCGGCTCTGGCCACGCTGGTGTCGCGGCAGGAGGACGTCGCCTCCGCCGTCAGCCCGGTGATGTGGCTGGTGATGCTGCCCTACTTCGCCATCATCTTCTTCAACGACAACCCGCAGGCGCTTGCGATCATGAGCTATATTCCGTTCTCGGCACCCATCGGTATGCCGATGCGGCTATATCTCGGTACGGCCGAGTGGTGGGAGCCGCTGCTGTCGCTCGGCGTGCTCGTGGTGTCCATCGCGGTGGTGCTCTGGATCGGCGCCCGCATCTACAGCAACTCCATCCTGCGCACCGGGTCGCGCGTCAAGCTCGGCGAGGCGATCAAGGGGTAG
- a CDS encoding DHA2 family efflux MFS transporter permease subunit has translation MILVDTTIVSVANPSIMQGLETTMVATLWATSAYLLAYAVPLLITGRLGDRFGPRRIYLIGLTIFTLSSLACGLSTSIEALVAARVLQGLGASLMTPQTMAVITRIFAPTERGSAMAVWGVTAGVATLVGPILGGFLLDAWGWEWIFFINVPVGVLAFVLAMSFVPRLPTSAHRFDWLGVLMSAVGMFLLVFGIQEGASYDWGVIWGPITVWGMIIVGALVLVMFVLWQRWQRGEPLIPLQIFRDRNFSVGTAAIVTVGFAVTSMGLPLMFYLQLVLGLAPTQAALMMVPMAVLSIALARPVGLLIDRRDPRRVPLLGLLLVASGLLLYVLLARPDTPIWLLLIPSAVLGLGNAFMWGPLATLTTFGLAPKFAGAGSGVYNTSRQVGAVMGSAAMAALMESRISAQLGAAAGDLGSFSGEAGSGVSALPEPLREGFAAAMAQSILMPLGVILVGAAIALCFGPRPARTGGVRLPVEG, from the coding sequence ATGATCCTCGTCGACACGACGATCGTGTCGGTGGCGAACCCGTCGATCATGCAGGGGCTCGAGACGACCATGGTCGCGACCCTCTGGGCGACGAGCGCCTACCTGCTCGCCTACGCCGTGCCGTTGCTCATCACCGGACGGCTGGGCGATCGCTTCGGCCCGCGTCGCATCTACCTGATCGGGCTGACGATCTTCACGCTCTCCTCGCTCGCCTGCGGGCTGTCGACGAGCATCGAGGCGCTCGTCGCGGCGCGCGTGCTGCAGGGGCTCGGGGCCTCCCTCATGACGCCCCAGACCATGGCCGTGATCACGCGCATCTTCGCGCCGACCGAGCGCGGCTCGGCCATGGCCGTGTGGGGGGTCACCGCGGGCGTCGCCACGCTCGTGGGGCCGATCCTCGGCGGCTTCCTGCTCGACGCGTGGGGCTGGGAGTGGATCTTCTTCATCAATGTGCCGGTGGGGGTGCTCGCCTTCGTGCTCGCGATGAGCTTCGTGCCCCGGCTGCCCACGAGCGCGCACCGCTTCGACTGGCTCGGAGTGCTGATGAGCGCGGTCGGCATGTTCCTGCTGGTGTTCGGGATCCAGGAGGGGGCCAGCTACGACTGGGGCGTGATCTGGGGGCCGATCACCGTCTGGGGCATGATCATCGTCGGCGCCCTCGTCCTCGTGATGTTCGTGCTGTGGCAGCGCTGGCAGCGGGGCGAGCCCCTGATCCCGCTCCAGATCTTCCGCGACCGCAACTTCTCGGTCGGCACGGCCGCGATCGTGACCGTGGGGTTCGCGGTGACGAGCATGGGCTTGCCGCTGATGTTCTACCTGCAACTGGTGCTCGGGCTCGCGCCCACGCAGGCCGCACTGATGATGGTGCCGATGGCGGTGCTCTCGATCGCGCTCGCGCGGCCCGTGGGCCTGCTCATCGATCGCCGCGATCCGCGCCGGGTGCCGCTGCTGGGCTTGCTGCTCGTGGCGTCGGGCCTGCTGCTGTACGTGCTGCTGGCCCGGCCCGACACGCCCATCTGGCTGCTGCTGATCCCGAGCGCCGTGCTCGGACTCGGCAACGCGTTCATGTGGGGGCCGCTCGCGACGCTCACCACCTTCGGTCTCGCGCCGAAGTTCGCCGGAGCCGGATCCGGCGTCTACAACACGAGCCGGCAGGTGGGCGCGGTGATGGGCTCGGCGGCGATGGCGGCGCTCATGGAGTCGCGCATCAGCGCGCAGCTGGGTGCGGCCGCAGGTGACCTGGGGAGCTTCAGCGGAGAGGCCGGATCCGGCGTCTCCGCTCTGCCCGAGCCGCTGCGCGAGGGATTCGCCGCTGCCATGGCGCAGTCGATCCTCATGCCGCTGGGCGTGATCCTCGTCGGGGCGGCCATCGCCCTGTGCTTCGGCCCGCGACCGGCGCGCACCGGCGGGGTGCGCCTGCCCGTGGAGGGCTGA
- a CDS encoding TetR/AcrR family transcriptional regulator, whose product MGGAQGTARSAARAASTERTRAAILSAARGLFVEQGYRATSLRDIAASAGISVAGLLRHFPTKDVLLIAVLDAIERGEAPELIDRLAQDRSGGLHYATIARWNATVPGYAALYAALTGEASTSTHPAHASMRSRYGSLRHRVACELREASRRGAVDAARDPDAEAVRLIAGWDGLQLLQQYLPRRVDVVERLEAHQVLLAAPPGSAARRGDRPTDPAPLPREPLRAEPASSGGYRPGRERRSRILADAMALFARDGYGDTSLREVADRVGVAKTTLLHHYPSKEALLGAVLVERDRAVQAAAAADDADRAAEAVRAIPRGAAANSVSEPGLIQVHAVLSCEAVPIGHPAHEYFVHRFESGLDYFRDLFAGARSDGELGVGRDPEHEAIWLVALWEGLQYQWLYDRGAVDVGAQLDAHLADVVPRPVDAFPALD is encoded by the coding sequence ATGGGCGGCGCTCAGGGAACGGCGAGGAGTGCTGCACGCGCGGCCTCGACCGAGCGCACGCGGGCCGCAATCCTCTCCGCTGCCCGCGGACTGTTCGTCGAGCAGGGCTATCGGGCGACCTCGCTGCGCGATATTGCCGCCTCTGCCGGGATCAGCGTCGCGGGACTCCTGAGGCACTTCCCCACCAAGGACGTGCTGCTCATCGCAGTGCTCGACGCGATCGAACGCGGGGAGGCCCCCGAACTGATCGACCGACTCGCCCAGGACCGATCCGGCGGGCTCCACTACGCGACGATCGCACGCTGGAACGCGACCGTGCCCGGGTACGCGGCACTCTATGCGGCGCTCACCGGCGAGGCGTCGACTTCGACGCACCCGGCCCACGCCTCGATGCGTAGTCGCTACGGCTCCCTGCGACACCGAGTCGCGTGCGAGCTGAGGGAAGCGAGCCGGCGCGGCGCCGTCGATGCGGCACGGGATCCCGACGCCGAGGCGGTGCGACTGATCGCGGGGTGGGACGGGCTGCAACTGCTGCAACAGTACCTGCCCCGGCGCGTCGACGTGGTGGAGCGCCTGGAAGCGCATCAGGTGCTGCTCGCCGCACCCCCGGGCAGCGCCGCACGGCGCGGCGACCGTCCGACGGATCCGGCACCCCTGCCGCGCGAGCCGTTGCGCGCCGAACCCGCGTCATCGGGCGGCTATCGGCCCGGCCGCGAGCGGCGCAGCCGCATCCTCGCCGACGCGATGGCTCTGTTCGCGCGCGACGGCTACGGGGACACGAGCCTGCGCGAGGTCGCCGACCGCGTGGGTGTCGCGAAGACCACGCTGCTGCACCACTACCCCTCGAAGGAAGCGCTTCTCGGGGCGGTGCTCGTCGAACGCGATCGCGCGGTGCAGGCCGCTGCGGCGGCGGACGACGCGGATCGCGCGGCCGAAGCGGTGCGGGCGATTCCTCGCGGTGCCGCCGCGAACAGCGTGTCCGAGCCCGGTCTCATCCAGGTGCACGCCGTGCTCTCATGCGAGGCCGTGCCGATCGGGCACCCGGCGCACGAGTACTTCGTGCATCGCTTCGAATCCGGGCTCGACTACTTCCGCGATCTCTTCGCCGGGGCTCGCTCCGACGGCGAGTTGGGCGTTGGACGGGATCCCGAGCACGAGGCCATCTGGTTGGTGGCGCTGTGGGAGGGGCTGCAGTACCAGTGGCTCTACGACCGCGGGGCCGTCGATGTGGGTGCGCAGCTCGACGCCCATCTCGCAGATGTGGTGCCGCGACCTGTCGACGCGTTCCCCGCGCTCGACTGA